Proteins encoded in a region of the Triticum dicoccoides isolate Atlit2015 ecotype Zavitan chromosome 3A, WEW_v2.0, whole genome shotgun sequence genome:
- the LOC119268345 gene encoding transcriptional corepressor LEUNIG-like codes for MSQSQSQSQSQSQTNWEADKMLDVYIYDYFVKRNLQETAKAFQTEGKVSPDPVAIDAPGGFLFEWWSVFWDIFIARTNEKHSDIAASYIQTQLVKAREHQHEHQQQQQSQQQTQQQQQQQQHHQQQQQQQQQQQHQQQQQHHHHHHQQSQQQQQSQQHQQIQMQQMLLQRAAQQQQQQRRDGSNLLNGTASGLSGIDPLMRQNPATANAMAAKMYEERLKLPSQRDSLDEASVKVQQRYGENAGQALDPNQTSLKAAAGGQSSGQILHGAVGGLSGALQQVQARSPQMPMQEQSIKTEINPVLTPRSAGPEGSFIGVQGSSQGGSNLTLKGWPLTGLDQLRSGILQPKSFMQSPQQQFQQLQFLNPQQQHQLLMQAQQNMASPTVSDVDTRRLRMLLNNRNMAMGQDGQTNSGVDIIPNIGSPSQSGGSRTDIDMLIKKKIAHLQQQQQLQQSTVSSQQSQSSNQLLQQQEKPGVGCMPIDGSIPNSFVVADLASKKRKKPVSSSRANSSGTANTAGPSPSSAPSTPSTHTPGDAMSMPQLLHNGGPSKPLMMFGSDGTGSLTSPVNPLGDVDRLLEDGSLDENVDSFLSQEDMDPRETMGCCIDASKGSGFSEVAKARASTGKVSCCHFSSDGKLLATGGHDKKAVLWFTDALNPKSTLEEHSMLITDVRFSPSMTRLATSSFDKTVRVWDADNPDYSLRTFTGHSVSVKSLDFHSNKEDIVCSCDSDGEVRCWSINNGSCVTCVRVFSGGATQLRYQPRQGKYLAAASEKMISILDAETLQVCRNALKGHIKNIESICWDAAGDYLASVSEDSVKVWSFTSGNDGECVNELNCSGNKFNSCVFHPNYPSLLVIGCYESLELWDIREKNTVTISNAHDGLIAALAASNASGLVASVSHDKLVKLWK; via the exons GTTGGATGTCTACATATATGACTATTTCGTGAAGAGAAATTTGCAGGAAACTGCAAAAGCCTTCCAAACGGAAGGGAAGGTCTCACCAGATCCAGTTG CAATTgatgctcctggtggcttccttttTGAATGGTGGTCGGTATTTTGGGATATATTCATAGCAAGAACAAATGAGAAGCATTCAGATATTGCAGCATCATATATTCAG ACTCAGTTAGTGAAAGCAAGGGAACATCAACATGAGCATCAGCAACAACAGCAATCTCAGCAGCAaactcagcagcagcagcagcaacaacagcaccaccaacagcagcagcagcagcaacaacaacaacaacaccaacaacagcaacaacaccaccaccaccaccaccaacaatcTCAGCAGCAGCAACAATCTCAACAGCATCAACAAATACAAATGCAGCAAATGTTGTTACAGAGAGctgcacagcagcagcagcagcagcgtagaGATGGTTCTAATCTTCTTAATGGCACTGCAAGTGGGCTTTCTGGAATTGATCCTTTAATGCGACAAAACCCAGCAACTGCGAATGCTATGGCAGCAAAAATGTATGAGGAGAGGTTAAAGCTCCCTTCTCAAAGGGATTCTCTGGATGAGGCATCGGTGAAG GTGCAGCAAAGGTATGGGGAAAATGCTGGCCAAGCACTTGATCCAAACCAAACGTCGTTGAAAGCAGCCGCAGGCGGACAATCTTCAGG GCAAATTTTGCATGGAGCTGTTGGTGGATTGTCAGGTGCTCTGCAACAGGTTCAGGCAAGAAGCCCACAAATGCCTATGCAAGAACAG AGTATCAAAACTGAGATCAATCCAGTTTTGACACCCAGAAGTGCAGGTCCCGAGGGATCATTCATTGGTGTCCAAG GATCTAGTCAAGGTGGAAGCAATTTGACTCTGAAAGGTTGGCCACTCACG GGCCTCGACCAGCTTCGCTCTGGTATCCTGCAGCCGAAGTCATTTATGCAATCTCCACAACAACAATTTCAACAGCTCCAATTTCTGAATCCACAACAGCAACATCAGCTTTTGATGCAAGCGCAGCAAAACATGGCTTCCCCTACAGTTAGTGATGTTGATACCAGAAGATTAAGGATGCTTCTTAACAATAGAAATATGGCCATGGGGCAGGATGGGCAGACAAACAGTGGTGTGGATATTATTCCAAATATTGGTTCTCCTAGCCAAAGTGGTGGATCACGTACAGATATAGACATGCTAATAAAG AAGAAAATTGCTCAtttacaacagcaacaacagcttcaGCAATCTACAGTCTCCAGTCAGCAATCTCAGAGCTCAAATCAGCTTCTCCAGCAACAGGAAAAGCCTGGAGTTGGATGCATGCCTATTGATGGAAGCATACCAAACTCTTTTGTAGTAGCTGACCTA GCATCAAAGAAGAGAAAGAAACCTGTCTCCTCTAGTAGAGCTAATAGTTCAGGAACAGCAAATACTGCTGGGCCATCTCCAAGTTCTGCACCTTCGACGCCTTCCACTCACACACCAGGAGATGCAATGTCCATGCCACAGCTGCTGCATAATGGTGGTCCATCAAAACCATTGATGATGTTTGGTTCTGATGGCACTGGAAGCTTGACCTCTCCAGTAAACCCACTG GGTGATGTGGACCGTTTGCTGgaagatggctccttggatgaaaaTGTAGACTCATTTTTATCACAGGAGGACATGGATCCTCGGGAAACCATGGGATGCTGCATTGATGCCAGTAAAG GGTCTGGTTTCTCCGAGGTTGCAAAAGCCCGTGCGAGTACAGGCAAAGTTAGCTGTTGCCATTTCTCGTCAGACGGAAAACTGCTCGCCACCGGAGGCCACGATAAAAAG GCTGTTTTATGGTTTACAGATGCCCTAAACCCCAAATCTACATTAGAAGAGCACTCGATGCTTATTACAGATGTTCGATTTAGCCCAAGCATGACCCGCCTTGCAACATCTTCCTTTGACAAAACTGTGCGGGTTTGGGATGCTGACAAT CCAGATTATTCACTCCGCACTTTCACGGGTCATTCAGTGTCTGTTAAGTCGCTTGATTTTCATTCAAATAAAGAAGACATCGTTTGCTCCTGTGATAGTGATGGGGAAGTGCGCTGCTGGAGCATAAACAATGGTAGCTGTGTGACGTGCGTTAGGGTCTTCAGC GGAGGTGCAACTCAGTTGAGATATCAACCTCGTCAAGGGAAATATCTTGCAGCTGCCTCTGAGAAGATGATATCAATATTGGATGCAGAAACACTACAAGTGTGTAGGAATGCCTTAAAG GGACACATAAAGAACATCGAGTCGATTTGTTGGGATGCTGCGGGTGACTATCTGGCCTCTGTAAGTGAAGATTCTGTCAAGGTGTGGTCATTTACTTCAGGAAATGATGGCGAGTGTGTGAATGAGTTGAATTGCAGTGGAAATAAGTTCAATTCATGTGTTTTTCACCCGAATTATCCGTCATTGCTTGTAATTGGTTGTTACGAG TCCTTGGAACTTTGGGACATAAGGGAGAAGAATACGGTGACCATCAGCAACGCCCATGACGGCTTAATTGCAGCCCTAGCTGCATCAAATGCATCAGGATTGGTCGCTTCAGTAAGTCATGATAAGCTTGTCAAGCTCTGGAAGTGA